The genomic segment GTTCCGCCGTTTTCGAACCACTGTATGACCTGGCTTAACTCTTCTCCCGGTCCGAAATACTTGATAAACGTTTGACCGATTGCGCAACGGATAATGTCGCGCCCCACCTGTTCAGCGCCGCGCAGTTCCCCTTCATATTCGAGTTCCAGTTTTCCGGTGATCGAAGGGAGCGATTGATACACATCTGTGACTCTCGCAACAGGTTTCTCGCTATTTACGAGCCCGCGACGCTCTGCATTGCTGACAACGTTTTCCAGGCAGGTAATCGGTAAGCGTTGTGATACGCCGGATCTTTTGTCGATCCGTTTGTCTTTGCGGGCCTGAAAAGCAACTTCCTCCACAATCTCTCTTACAAAGATGGGAAGCATCGGTCCTTCCTTGCCACGATGCGTCCAAGCTTCCTGTTCCGTGATCTTGATTCCTTCTTCAATCGTTGCAGGATAATGAGTGTGGATTTCCGAACCGATACGATCTTTTAAGGGAGTGATAATTTTCCCGCGCGCCGTATAATCCTCAGGGTTTGCTGAAAACACCATCATGATATCGAGCTTTAAACGAACTGGATAACCTTTGACCTGAATGTCCCCTTCCTGCAGAATGTTAAACAAACCGACCTGAACCTTGCCGGCAAGATCCGGAAGTTCATTAATCGCAAAAATGCATCGATTTGCTCGCGGGACCAGACCATAATGAATCGTCAACTCATCGGAAAGTTGCAAACCCCCGCGCGCTGCCTTGATGGGATCAACATCACCGATCATATCGGCGATGGTTACATCCGGCGTGGAGAGCTTTTCAACGAAACGGTTCGAACGATGAAGGAACCGGATCTGCGTCTGGTCCCCCAGCTTTTGAATCAGATCGGAACAAATACGGCATATCGGACGGTACGGTTGATCGTTGATTTCGCAGCCGGCAACCACCGGCATGTATTCATCCAGCAGATTGACCATCTGACGCATGATGCGACTTTTTGCCTGGCCACGCAAACCAAGAAAAATGATATTGTGACGGGAAAGAATGGCGTTGATAATTTCCGGGATCACTGTGTCGTCATATCCGACAATTCCCGGAAATAGGATTTCTTTCTTCTGAAGTTTCTTGATCAGGTTTTCGCGCATCTCCTCTCTAACCGAACGATTTTTGATGCGCAATTCACTCCATTCGCTTTTCTTTAACTCCCCTAAAGTTTCAGGATGATGACTCATGGCTCACTGCTCATTGGTTTCACACTCCTCGAACAAGGTATAATTCTAAGCTTCGGTTGAAATGATGACAAGGCGCGCGGTTAGTACCGAGTACCGAGTGCTGAGTGATGAGTGCTGAGTGCTGGGTAAAAAATGAAGATTGCGGTTTACGGTAGCGGAGGAGTTGGCGGTTACTTTGGTGGGCAGCTTGCGCTGGCCGGTGAACAGGTCTATTTCATAGCACGCGGCGCGCATTTGCAGGCGATCCGTGAAAACGGATTGGAAGTTGCGAGTAACAAAGGTGACTTCAGGATTCTACATGCGCTTGCTGCAGAGAGGCCTTCGGAAATTGGTCCTGTCGATATTGTTCTTGTTGCTGTTAAGGCGTGGCAAGTCCCTGAAATTGCGCCAACGCTGGAACCATTGCTTGGCCCCGATACGTTCGTCGTGCCGCTGGAAAATGGAGTTGAATCAGCGGATCAGTTGGTCTCGGTGATCGGCAAGGACCGCGTCGTTGGAGGACTCTGCAAAATCATCAGCTACATTGAGGGACCGGGAAAAATCAAACATGCCGGCGCAGAGCCTTTTATCGCGTTTGGAGAACTGGATAACAGAAAGAGTGAACGAACGCAGAAACTGTTAGCATCCTTTAAGAGAGTTGGAGTGGCTTCGAAAATTCCCGAAGACATACACGCAGCTATCTGGGAAAAATTCTTATTCATCGCTTCCATCAGCGGTATCGGGGCCGTCACGCGCTCGTCAATCGGCATTTTGCGAACTTTACCGGAAACGCGCGCGATGCTAGAAGAGGCGATGCAGGAAATTTACAGTGTGGCGATAGCGAAAAGGATACCATTGAAAGATAATGTGATTGCAAAAACGATGAGTTTCGTAGATCAACTTCCCGCATCAGGAACAGCTTCGATGCAAAGAGATTTGGCAGAAGGAAAACCATCGGAGCTGGATGCTCAAAATGGCGCTGTGGTCCGCTTTGGAAAGGAAAAGAATGTGCCAACGCCCGTGCACGCTTTCATTTATCACTGCTTATTGCCTTCCGAGTTGAAAGCACGCGGAAAGATTTAAACAAACCGCCAAGTCGCCAAGAAAAATCCTAACCGATATGCTGCGATAGTACCTGGACGATTTCATTCTTTGGACGGTTGCCGATGAGCACCGTCTTGATCTCACCGTTGTTAAAGAGAATGAGTGTTGGAATGGATCGCACCCCGTATTTGGCGGCAGTCCGCTCGTTTTCATCCACATTCAACTTTCCTACTTTCATTCGCCCTGAGTAGGCGTCTGCAATGCTGGCAACTGTTGGAGCGAGCGCATGGCAGGGACCACACCACTCTGCCCAAAAATCGACCAGCACAGGTACGTTTGCCTTTAACACTTCCTGGTCCCAGTTCGCATCGGTTACATGAATAATATTTTCAGCCATAAAATTTCCTCCTGGCTCGATGAAACCACAGATGAACACAGATCATAAACGTAGCGTATTAATTTACGCTTGCGGCGTTAAGATTTCAACTGAAGGGCTTGATCGTAAAGCGACATGTACCTTAAAGCAGAATTCTTCCAGCTGAAATTTGCCCTCATTCCGTTTTGCATCATTCTCTTCCACATTCGTTTGTCTTCGAAAGCTTTCCTGGCGCGGGCAAAGGCCTCTACGAGAGCTTCGGATTTGTAAGGTCCGAATTTGAAACCGTTCCCGGCTTGATTCTCCTGGTCCCATTCCTGGACCGTGTCCTCCAGGCCCCCCGTCGCGCGGACCAACGGTACAGTTCCGTATTTCAGGCTGTACATTTGATTTAATCCGCACGGCTCATAGCGGCTTGGCATCAAGAACATATCGGCCCCGGCTTCCAGCCGGTGGGCATAAGCTTCGTCGAACCGCAATGCAATGCTCACCTGATTCGGGCGCCTGCTCCGCAATTTCTCAAAAAATCGTTCATATCGCGCGCCACCGGTCCCCAGCACAATCAGAAACGCTTTGCTGTCCAAAATCCGATCTGCCGCAGCTTCCACGAGATCAATACCCTTCTGAAGCGCAAGTCTCGAAATCATTGCCACAACCGGCCAATCACTATTCGCCTCCAAACCAGCTTCCGCGAGTATGTTCCGCTTGCATTCAGCTTTTCCTGATAAGTCAATGCAACTAAAGTTTCTTGCGATGTAAGCATCCGTTTCCGGATTCCAAATCTTTTCATCGATCCCGTTCAGCACGCCAAACAATCTGTCTTTTCTCATCCTCAACACACCCTGCATCTTGCAGCCATATTCATCCGTTTGAATCTCCTTACTGTGCCGGGGACTCACGGTTGTCAGAAGGTCTGAATACAGAAGACCCGCCTTCAAGAAACTTACGGTAGTGTAAAATTCCAGACTTTCCGGCGTGAAATATTCAGGGCCGAGTTCCAGCAGCGAAAAACGACTCCCTGAAAAATTCCCCTGATACGCAATGTTATGAATTGTGAAAAGAACAGGCGTCTTACTGATCGGATCGTGATAATAGTGAGTTCGCAAAAAGAGCGGAAAAAGCCCGGTGGGCCAGTCATTGCAATGAAAGATATCAGGCGGTTCCCCTTTCCTTCTAAAGTATTCGAGGCAAGCGCGAGTAAAAAAAAGGAAGCGTTCATCGTTGTCCGAATATCCACCGGAGGAGTCTCCATAAATCCCGCCCCGTTGAAAGTATTGCGGAGAGTCGATCAAGATCAGCTTCATTCCTTCATAGAGCGCCTCCACGATGGAATAGGTCACTTGCCTGCCCGCAAATGTCAGGCGCAACGGACTGATGAGTCCTGTAGGAAGAATCGGGAAATTTCCGTACAGAGGCATCATGAGCGTGACCTGATTCCCGAGCTTGACCAGTTCTTTTCCCAAGGCGCTGACCACATCACCCAGTCCCCCGGTCTTCGCAACAGGCACGGCTTCGGACGCAACGAGCGCGATTTTCAACATAAGCGTTTTCGATTATACATGGGTAGAACGCCACAGAAGATTGGCGGAGAACGCCATCTCATTGTTGCACTTTCAAAGCTAGGTTCTGGATCCACATGTGCAAGTTACTGGATTGAAATAGTTTAGCTTTTACCCACAATCTGGCACGGTTTTTGGTGTATAGAAAGCGCGCGATGTGTGTATTTCGCGGAAGTTCATCTAACAGGAGGCTGAAAATGAGTAAGATTCGCGTAGCAATTGCAGGAGTTGGAAACTGTGCCAGTTCTCTGGTGCAGGGAGTGGAATACTATAAGTTAACCGCGCCGAACAGTCTTGGATTGATGCATTATGACATGTGCGGTTACAAACCATACGACATCGAAATTGTTGCTGCGTTCGATATTGACGCGCGCAAAGTTGGCCGGCCTCTTTCACAAGCAATTTTCGCGAAACCGAATTGCACACAGGTTTTTTGTGCTGACGTTTCCGATAATGGCGTGACCGTCCAGATGGGAAAAATCTTAGATGGTGTGGCGGATCACATGCGTGACTATCCGGAAGAGCGGACTTTTGTTCCCGCAAATTTGCCTCCGAGTGATGTGGAAGCCGTGTTACGCGAAACCGGAGCAGACGTTCTGCTTTGCTATCTTCCTGTCGGTTCGGAGCATGCAGCACGATATTACGCGAAAGCCTGTTTGAACACGGGCGTGAGTTTTATCAATTGCATTCCTGTCTTTATCGTTTCCAACAAAGAATGGGCCGAGGCTTTCAACAAAGCCGGCATCCCGGTTATCGGAGACGATGTGAAATCACAACTCGGCGCAACAATTCTTCATCGCACTTTGATGAAGATTTTCCAGGAACGTGGAATTCGAATCGAACGAACTTACCAGTTGAACACCGGTGGAAATACCGACTTCTTGAATATGTTGAACCGGCACCGTTTGAAATCAAAAAAGATTTCAAAAACGGAAGCAGTTCAATCCACAATGGAAAACCGCTTGAAGGATGAAAATATTCATATCGGTCCTTCTGACTATGTGCCCTGGCAGAATGACAACAAGGTTTGTTTCATCCGGATAGAAGGACGGGGCTTCGGGGAAGTGCCGATGCACATGGAACTCAGACTCTCGGTTGAAGATTCTCCCAACAGTGGTGGGACGGCAATCGACGCAATTCGCTTGATCAAGATTGCCCGGGACCGGAAGCTTTCGGGACCGATGTATCCATCATCCGCTTATTTGATGAAACATCCTCCCATTCAGATGGATGACCGGGAAGCGCGGAAACTGATTGACGAATTCATAGGTGTCAAGGTCGAGGAAGTTGCGGATGCCCTGATGGCCGAAGCGATTTAAAGTTTCGCGGGCGGGACGCCCGCGCTACTTTGATTCGAAAGCTTCTTTGTTTACGACGTAAGGCATCTTTTTCGGACTGTCGTACTTGCCTTGCAGCATATCCAATACGGCTTGCACTGTGCGCCCCGCCATACCCACATTTGGATCCGTGCTAAGACGGGTTTGACGCGCACCGCTCGCAAAGTGATGGAACTTGCGGAGTTTCATATGCAATCGCGGATCGCGTAAGGGACTATCCATAGGAAGTGGCTCCACTTCAAAAACATCAAGAGCAGCTCCCGCGATCCAATCTTCGATCAGCGCTCTGTAAAGTGCTTTCTCATCAATGATCGGCCCGCGTGACGTATTGATGAGATAGCCGGTTTTTTTCATCCTCTGAAACTGTGGTTCGCTCATCAAATGGTATGTCGGCGTCTTGCTTTCATGAGGCATCAACAGCGGAACATGTAACGTGACGTAATCTGCCTTTTCGAGAGCTTCGTCGAACGTCACATACCGAATCGATTGAGGGCGAGTGACGAGTTTTTCCGCGGCACGCAAATCCATCAAGCGCTGAATCGATTCCACAAACTTGTGGTCTTGATAATCCGAATCGTAACAGAGAACATCCATGTCAAAACCGGCCGCTTTTTTGATGAATGACTTGCCGATTCTTCCTGTGCCGATCACCGCAACCGTTCGCGCGGTTACCTCATCACCCAGGAAGGGTTCGTATGGATGCCAGGAAGGCCACTTCCCTTCCTCAACGAGCCGCTCCGAAGAATAAAGTTTTCTTGCAGCGCATCCCATAATGAAGAAGGCAAACTCCGCAGTGGCATCCGTCAAAACATCGGCTGTGTTGCTAAAAGGAATTCGGTATTTGTTAGCAGCGTTCCGGTCGATATTGTTAAACCCGACCGCATCCTGCGCAATCATTTTCAGCGTATCCTTGCCTGCCGCAAAAACTTCTTCATCGATCGGATCCCGCAAAGTCGTGATCAACACATCTACGCCGGAACGAACTTTTTCCAGGATCACACTTTTCGGTGGAGCTTCGACGCTGGCATAAACTTCCACTACGTAGCCTTCATTGCGCAGACGGTCGAGAGCATCCTTTCCGATGTCTGCTGTGGCAAAAATTCTGAATTTCGAAGTCATTTTAGTCGTTGTTGTAGGGGCAGCGCATTCGCGTTTTTTGCGAATGCTCTGCCCGGCACGATACGGGCGCAGCATTTGTAAAAAACACAAATGCGGTGCCCCTACGCACCATCATTAAAGGTTATGAGTCCGCAGTGTGTTTTGTATTCTTTCCAGAGCTTCTGCAATCTTTTCTCTGGAGTTAGCGTATGAAAAACGCAGATACCCCTCCCCGAATGCGCCAAAAGCAGTTCCCGAGAGACAGGCCACTCCCGCTTCTTCCAAAAGGAGGTCCGCAAGTTTTTTCGAAGGGATCCCGAGTTTCTTTACACTCGGAAACGCGTAGAAGGCGCCGTCAGGCGTCCGGCAATGAAATCCTGAAGTATCGTTGAGGCCCTTTACTATAAAATCGCGTCGCTGACGAAAGACCTCAA from the bacterium genome contains:
- a CDS encoding magnesium chelatase: MSHHPETLGELKKSEWSELRIKNRSVREEMRENLIKKLQKKEILFPGIVGYDDTVIPEIINAILSRHNIIFLGLRGQAKSRIMRQMVNLLDEYMPVVAGCEINDQPYRPICRICSDLIQKLGDQTQIRFLHRSNRFVEKLSTPDVTIADMIGDVDPIKAARGGLQLSDELTIHYGLVPRANRCIFAINELPDLAGKVQVGLFNILQEGDIQVKGYPVRLKLDIMMVFSANPEDYTARGKIITPLKDRIGSEIHTHYPATIEEGIKITEQEAWTHRGKEGPMLPIFVREIVEEVAFQARKDKRIDKRSGVSQRLPITCLENVVSNAERRGLVNSEKPVARVTDVYQSLPSITGKLELEYEGELRGAEQVGRDIIRCAIGQTFIKYFGPGEELSQVIQWFENGGTLRVKQTASNEECLADFKRVPTLVEKVAALGMDGHGEKGMLIAGCEFILEGLCSQKKISRSEEKGIYTAAKKSQEQIFQNYDRVKKHYN
- a CDS encoding 2-dehydropantoate 2-reductase, translated to MKIAVYGSGGVGGYFGGQLALAGEQVYFIARGAHLQAIRENGLEVASNKGDFRILHALAAERPSEIGPVDIVLVAVKAWQVPEIAPTLEPLLGPDTFVVPLENGVESADQLVSVIGKDRVVGGLCKIISYIEGPGKIKHAGAEPFIAFGELDNRKSERTQKLLASFKRVGVASKIPEDIHAAIWEKFLFIASISGIGAVTRSSIGILRTLPETRAMLEEAMQEIYSVAIAKRIPLKDNVIAKTMSFVDQLPASGTASMQRDLAEGKPSELDAQNGAVVRFGKEKNVPTPVHAFIYHCLLPSELKARGKI
- the trxA gene encoding thioredoxin, with amino-acid sequence MAENIIHVTDANWDQEVLKANVPVLVDFWAEWCGPCHALAPTVASIADAYSGRMKVGKLNVDENERTAAKYGVRSIPTLILFNNGEIKTVLIGNRPKNEIVQVLSQHIG
- the glgA gene encoding glycogen synthase GlgA, coding for MLKIALVASEAVPVAKTGGLGDVVSALGKELVKLGNQVTLMMPLYGNFPILPTGLISPLRLTFAGRQVTYSIVEALYEGMKLILIDSPQYFQRGGIYGDSSGGYSDNDERFLFFTRACLEYFRRKGEPPDIFHCNDWPTGLFPLFLRTHYYHDPISKTPVLFTIHNIAYQGNFSGSRFSLLELGPEYFTPESLEFYTTVSFLKAGLLYSDLLTTVSPRHSKEIQTDEYGCKMQGVLRMRKDRLFGVLNGIDEKIWNPETDAYIARNFSCIDLSGKAECKRNILAEAGLEANSDWPVVAMISRLALQKGIDLVEAAADRILDSKAFLIVLGTGGARYERFFEKLRSRRPNQVSIALRFDEAYAHRLEAGADMFLMPSRYEPCGLNQMYSLKYGTVPLVRATGGLEDTVQEWDQENQAGNGFKFGPYKSEALVEAFARARKAFEDKRMWKRMMQNGMRANFSWKNSALRYMSLYDQALQLKS
- a CDS encoding inositol-3-phosphate synthase, which translates into the protein MSKIRVAIAGVGNCASSLVQGVEYYKLTAPNSLGLMHYDMCGYKPYDIEIVAAFDIDARKVGRPLSQAIFAKPNCTQVFCADVSDNGVTVQMGKILDGVADHMRDYPEERTFVPANLPPSDVEAVLRETGADVLLCYLPVGSEHAARYYAKACLNTGVSFINCIPVFIVSNKEWAEAFNKAGIPVIGDDVKSQLGATILHRTLMKIFQERGIRIERTYQLNTGGNTDFLNMLNRHRLKSKKISKTEAVQSTMENRLKDENIHIGPSDYVPWQNDNKVCFIRIEGRGFGEVPMHMELRLSVEDSPNSGGTAIDAIRLIKIARDRKLSGPMYPSSAYLMKHPPIQMDDREARKLIDEFIGVKVEEVADALMAEAI
- a CDS encoding D-glycerate dehydrogenase; the encoded protein is MTSKFRIFATADIGKDALDRLRNEGYVVEVYASVEAPPKSVILEKVRSGVDVLITTLRDPIDEEVFAAGKDTLKMIAQDAVGFNNIDRNAANKYRIPFSNTADVLTDATAEFAFFIMGCAARKLYSSERLVEEGKWPSWHPYEPFLGDEVTARTVAVIGTGRIGKSFIKKAAGFDMDVLCYDSDYQDHKFVESIQRLMDLRAAEKLVTRPQSIRYVTFDEALEKADYVTLHVPLLMPHESKTPTYHLMSEPQFQRMKKTGYLINTSRGPIIDEKALYRALIEDWIAGAALDVFEVEPLPMDSPLRDPRLHMKLRKFHHFASGARQTRLSTDPNVGMAGRTVQAVLDMLQGKYDSPKKMPYVVNKEAFESK